CCTCGGGACCCCGTCCACGCCGACGGCGACGGCCGGCCCGAACGAAATCTCGGGAGGGGGATCGGAGGGCCCCCCGGTGTCGCACGCCGAGAGGGCGGCGAGCGCGGCGAGGGCGGACGCGAGGGGTCGGGTCATGGGCGCCGAAGGTAGGCGTTCCCGCCCGAGGATCAAGGGGCGAATCCGTGGACGTCCACGTCCCGAACGGCGCTCACGCGGCCACCCGCCGGAGCCCCCTCCCGGACGGGAGGTGGAACCCGGCGAGATCACCCGGTCGCCCCGGCGCACGGACCGCTTCACGGTCGGCTCGCCGTCGACGGCGGCCACGGCGGTCCTCCCCGTCGCCCGCGTGCTCACCCCGCGACCCCGAGTCGGCCCCCACTACAGGCGGAAGGCGTGGCGGGTCAACCCGCCCAGCGCGTGGTGGTGCCGCACGGCGGTGACGATCGCGTCGTCGGCGACCGACCGGTCGAGGTCCCCGAGGCCGACGTGGCGATCGCCGGGCAACAGCGCCCCGGACCGGGGCTCCCGCCGGCTCGACGGGGGCCGCCCCCGATCCGGGACGAGACGGACGGAGACCCCGCCGAGGTCGACGGAGAACACGACCCCGGTCGCGCCGATGAAGAGGCCGCCGTGGGAGGTCCCGACCCCGACCGTCGTCCCGAGGACGCCGCCGTCCCTCGACGGGCCGGCCGCCTTGGCCGCCAGTCCCCGCGTCGCGAGGACGGTGTCGGCCTCGAACACGGCGGGGACGAGGTGCCCGCGGTACCACTCGAGGAAGGCCCGCTCGACCCGGCCCTCGCCGGCGGCCTCGGGCCCTCGCCAGCGGTCGGCGCCTCGCCGCTCTCCGAGGGCCGCGTGCAGTCGGCACGTGAGGTCGTTCATGGTGCGCTCAGGGGTCCGGGTGGGGGCACGAGTCCGTGGGCGCCGGGGGAGGCCCGGCCCGCCGTCGACGTTAGGGCCGGCTCGGGGGCCGGCGGATGGTGCGGGGGGACGAGCCGGTGCCGTCGCCTCGACCTACGGGTCCGCCGCCGGTTCGGCCTCCGGGCGTCTCGGCGGCTGCCCCCTCGGGGGGCCGCCCCCTTAGGAGGCCGCCCCCACGTCCCCCACCGCCGGCCCTATTGACGGCCTCCCCGGTCCCTCCCGATCCCGGCGCGGCGTCCGAGCGCCCACTCCGAGTCCGCCGCCCGCGGCCCGTGCCGATTCGAGGCCCCCGGGTCGTTCCCTGAGCACCCGCTCCTGACCCCTGACCGGCGGGCTCGTCACCGCGGCCCGGTCTCCACACCCGTGGAGGCCGGGCCTCTCTCGTATCCGACCGCGACGTGCGTCCCGTCGGCCTTCCACCCACGGCGAACACGCGTTCGCCCCAGCCTGCGCCGAGGGGCGCACGCCATGACCCCACTCCCATCCCAGGCCGAGGTCCGCCCTGCCGACACGCTGGTCGCCCCGTCCGTCGTCGTCGTGAAGGGGCCAGGGTGTGCCACGGCGCTCCCTCAGGGAGGCCTTCGTCGCCGACGGACTGCCAGCGCACCGAGTGAGGGAGACAGGTAGTGGGGCCAGGGCCCAGGGGCGACGGGGGGTACCGTCGAGACCCTCAGTTCCGATTGACGATCGGGAGGGCCCGATCTGCCGGCTCGATCAGCGCACGGCGGTCGAGCCGGTGCTCCGGGCCGGGCGCGGCCGCCCGCCCCGCGAGGCTCCAGGCCGTCGACCCCGCGGCGGAGGCCAGGGCGAGCTCGACGCGAGCGTGGTTGTAGAGCCTTCGGTCGGGCCGATTCGGGGGGCGGGGCATGAGCGCGATAGCTAAGACGTTCCCCTAGAATCGGCTGGTGTCTCCAGACCTTGAGCCGGTGTCCGCGGTCTCGTCCGCAGACGCGCGCCCCGCCAGACGGAGCCGACGGGCCTAGTCGACGTCGATCCCGGGCGTGAGCGGCCGGCGCGTTGTCGGCCGTCGGGTAGACCCGCGCGGAGCCGAGGTTGTGGAGGGGATCGCGGTTCGTGGGTCCGCCTCGGCGGGTCCGTGCGCAGACCCATCGAGGCGGAAGGAGGTAGGCCTCGGCGTGGGACGCGGTCACGGCCTCGGCGGCCGGAGCTCGCGGAGGACGACGCCGGCCTGGCCGGCCCCGATCGCCGGCCGCGACGAACGCCTCGCCCAACGCGAGCATCGCGGCCCGGATGAGGTCGGGCGTCAGGGCCGAGGCGACCGCGAGATCGCGTTCGACCCACCCCAAAAGCGTCTAGCCCGAAAGCTTTGGACGGTTGAAGGCCCACTCCTGGCCGGCCTCTGTGCCTACGCGTGGCGCTTGCATGAGGCCCGCCGCGCCACTGCCGAAGTGAGGGGCCGGGCTGTCGCGCCACGTGGCCGCCTCGGCCAGCCCAATGATTGGCCGGGACAGAGCCGCCGCGAGCTAGGGGCACGAGCGCAGCGTGGGACCACCGGCCGGCAGGGCCTCCCCTCTGCCCCCACCTCCGAATGGGTGGAACGACCCATGACATCGCCCTCTGTGTGGGAGAGAATGGGTTCGGTGCCTGCTGCGCCCCTGCCCGCAAACCCTCCCAACGCCTCTCCCTTGGACCCGAGCTCCCCACGCCCACTCGCTCAGACATGACCCACCGACTCGACCGCTTCGCCCGCGCGCTCGGCGCCTCCGAGCAGAGCGTGACCCGCGCCCTCCCGGGCGTCCTCGGTGCCTGGCTCAGCCTCACTCCCGAGCCGGCCGTGGCCGCGCCCGCCCTTACCTGCGAGCCCGTTCCTGCCGACGGCCATTGCCCCCCGACGCGGCTCAAGCAGGGCAAGCCGGGCAACGTCCCGACGCACAACGGCTGCGGCGCCGAGGGCGGCTCGATCCCGGTCCCGCAAGGGTTCGGGAGCGCCGCCTTCACGCCCGCCTGCAACCAGCACGACCACTGCTACGAGAACTGCTCGATGTCGCAGGCCGAGTGCGACGACGACTTCTTCGGCGGGATGGTCCACTCGTGCGAGCAGGCATACGCCGGCACGCTCCACACGCTCACACGCGGGTGGTGCATGAACACGGCCGTGGCCTACTGGCAGGCCGTCGCGCAGGGCGGGGCGCCCGCGTGGGCCGCCGCTCAGGTCAAGGCCTGCGAGTGCTGCGAGGGCGGCGGCTGCGGCCGCGAGTCCGGCCGCTGCTGAGCCCCACGCCCATGCCGACGCTCCTCGTCCTCGCACGGCTGGCCCTCGCCGCCGTCTTCCTCGTGGCCGGCCTCGCCAAGCTCGCCGACGTCGCCGGCTCGCGCCGCGCCCTCCGCGGCTTCGGCGTACCCGCGCTGCTGGCGGCCCCGCTCGGCGTCGCCCTCCCGCTCGTGGAGGTGGTCGTGGCCGTCCTCCTGCTGCCGGCGTCGACCGCGGGGGCCGCGGCGACGGCCGCGCTCGGCCTCCTGCTCGTGTTCTCGGTCGGGATCGGCGCCGCCCTCCTCCGGGGGCAAGCGCCCGACTGCCACTGCTTCGGCCAGTTCCACTCGCGCCCGGCCGGGCCGGCCACGCTGGTGCGGAACCTGGCGCTGGCGGCCCTGGCCGGGGGCGTCGCCGCGGCCGCTCTGAACGGGTCGGCAGGACCGGGCGCGCTCGCCTGGGTCGCTCGCCTGCCGATCGCGACGCCCACGGGCGTGCTGGCCCTCGCCGGGGTCGGGGTGGCCGGGGGGCTGACGTGGGGGCTCCTCGGGCTCCTCCGCCAGAACGGCCGGCTCATGCTCCGCGTCGAGGCGCTAGAGGCCCGGCTCGGCACCTCCGGGGGCCCGGCCGCCGTCGGCGCCTCGGCCCCGTCCTTCCGGTTGCCCGCGCTCGACGGCGCCGACGTCTCTCTGGGCGACGTGCTCTCGGGAGACCGGCCGGCGCTCCTCGTCTTCTCCGACCCCGGCTGCGGCCCGTGCCGGGCGCTCCTCCCCGAGGTCGGCCGGTGGCAGCGTGAGCACGCCGGCCGGTGGACGACCGTCGTGGTGAGCCGCGGGAGCGCCGAGGCGAACGCGGCCGAGGCCGCCAGGCACGGGCTGGACCGCGTCCTCCGCCAGCGGGACCGCGAGGTGGCCGAGGCCTACGACTGCCACGGCACGCCCGGCGCCGTCCTCGTCGACGCGCAAGGCCGGGTCGCGAGTCCGGTCCTGGAAGGGGCCGACGCGATCCGGGCGTGGGTGACGCAGGCTGCCCTCGGCCGCGCGCTGTCCGAGGCCGCCGCTCCGGTGCCCGCCGGGCTCCCCGTCGGCGCGCCGGCCCCCGGGGTCCGGCTCCCGATGGTCGACGGGCCTGACGTCGCCCTCGCCGACCTCCGCGGCGCCGAGGCCGTCCTCGTCTTCTGGAACCCCCGCTGCGGTTACTGCCAGCGGATGCTCCCCGACCTCCGGGCCCTCGAGGCCGACCTCGCGTCCGACCCCCACGCGCCGCGGCTCCTCGTCGTCACCTCCGGGACGGCCGAGGACGCCCGGGCCCTCGACCTCCGCTCGCCCGTCCTCCTCGACTCCGCCTTCGCCGCGGGGCGCGCGTTCGGCGCCAGCGGCACGCCGTCCGCCGTCCGGATCGGCGCGGACGGCCGTGTCGCCTCGGCCGTCGCCGTCGGCGCGCCAGCCGTGCTCGCTCTGGCCGCTGGTAGAACCGAACCCGCCCTCTAGCCCTGCCATGACCACCCGCCTCGACACCCTGGCCCGGACCCTCGGCGCCTCGACCTCCCGCCGCGACGCCCTCCGCGCGCTCGGCGCCTTCGCTGCCACGACGGCCCTCTCATTCGCCGGGACGGGCTTCGCCAGCCCACGGACCGCGGACCGCGCCCCGGTCTCGGTCCGCACGGGCGGAGCCTGCGTCGGGTCTCCCGTCCCCGGTCTCCCGGAGTTCTGCTCCAACAGCTCGAACTGCCTCTGCATGGACACGCCGGAAGGCGCGTACGCCTGCGCCGAGCTCCCGTTCGACG
This sequence is a window from Rubrivirga marina. Protein-coding genes within it:
- a CDS encoding TlpA family protein disulfide reductase → MPTLLVLARLALAAVFLVAGLAKLADVAGSRRALRGFGVPALLAAPLGVALPLVEVVVAVLLLPASTAGAAATAALGLLLVFSVGIGAALLRGQAPDCHCFGQFHSRPAGPATLVRNLALAALAGGVAAAALNGSAGPGALAWVARLPIATPTGVLALAGVGVAGGLTWGLLGLLRQNGRLMLRVEALEARLGTSGGPAAVGASAPSFRLPALDGADVSLGDVLSGDRPALLVFSDPGCGPCRALLPEVGRWQREHAGRWTTVVVSRGSAEANAAEAARHGLDRVLRQRDREVAEAYDCHGTPGAVLVDAQGRVASPVLEGADAIRAWVTQAALGRALSEAAAPVPAGLPVGAPAPGVRLPMVDGPDVALADLRGAEAVLVFWNPRCGYCQRMLPDLRALEADLASDPHAPRLLVVTSGTAEDARALDLRSPVLLDSAFAAGRAFGASGTPSAVRIGADGRVASAVAVGAPAVLALAAGRTEPAL